From Lewinellaceae bacterium:
TGAGTTTAGTTCATTAGAAGAATTTCTGGCCGGCTTCCCAACAGTCAAACGAGTACAAGCGGAAGTGGTGATTGAATGGGCGGGAAATCTTGTGCAGATAATAAGCCGACAGTATGAAAGTGCTGCTTGACGAGAACGTCGATATCCGGTTCAAAAAAGAGTTTTCAAGTAGTGGACATGAAGTTTATACTGTTCGGGATATGGGCTGGAATGGTTTGAAAAATGGACCTTTGTTTCGAAAAATGAAAGAAAATAGCTTTGAAGTATTTGTAGCTGTCGATAAGAATATTCCCTATCAACAGAATGATAAGGCACGAGGAAAGAATAAAGTGTTCAATTATGGGGCAGTAATTTTTGTGCCAGGCAAGGCGCGAAGAATGAGGATAGCCAAAGCTACCTGAGTGATAGCCTGCCCCGCACCCGAAGGGTCGGGGAGCAACGCAGCATGGCGCGAAAAGGACAAGCCAGAATGGACAGTTTATTCTTT
This genomic window contains:
- a CDS encoding DUF433 domain-containing protein, giving the protein MTVKEAIKVDPEILGGTPVFAGTRVPIKTLFDHLEFSSLEEFLAGFPTVKRVQAEVVIEWAGNLVQIISRQYESAA
- a CDS encoding DUF5615 family PIN-like protein, whose translation is MKVLLDENVDIRFKKEFSSSGHEVYTVRDMGWNGLKNGPLFRKMKENSFEVFVAVDKNIPYQQNDKARGKNKVFNYGAVIFVPGKARRMRIAKAT